The DNA sequence GACCCGCCTTTGATGCAAGAAAATCGATTTGACTTAAAATAAGTTGGATGGTGAATATTTTCAGAGCAAATcaccaaaatttagaaattgattgaattgaaaccCAATTCTCAACTGAATTAGACAAAGTACCATCTCAATGTACTTGTTTTGATTGAAGCGGAGGCATAGAAACGTTAACGAACCCGATAAAAGAAGTCTTTCGGCCGGAGCGATGATACAAGCACCGAAAAGACCATTCCGAAAACATGGAAAATCAATACTTTGAAAATCGAATAATTACCAGTCCCACAAAATCGCATTTGAATATGACCTTAAAAGAATATGAAGGTTGGCAAATGAGAGTTACCCTCAAAGGTTCTTCACCGTAGCATTCGTTGTGCAGACAGATTTGAGATGtaaaatggaggagagagaggaaacatGATGTtacgagggagaagaagaatgCATTTGTTTGGGGGGCAAACTCCGTGAAGAAGTAAAGTGACttcttgaaaatcatttttcacaaaaaacaggttgttttcctttatttcgtCATATgataccaaaattttttttttttatatttgattcttatttgaaatctcatgactttatttgaggcaatcaaaatccaaatttttaaatagtcttattttccatattttacgttataatatatatttttatttttacttttgtcattttcttcttcctccatcggtTGCCGTGCCTAGGCGACGGCCGGCGAGAGGCCACACGAGGTCGAGCTCGCCGCTTGATCGACGAGGTCAAGCCTTGCCAAGATTTGGCAAGCCCAAGCTTTGTCAACCTCGGGGGAGGTTGAGCCTCATCGGCGATCCGGCAAGGCTCAACCTCGTGTGGCCGGtcgtcggaaaaaaaaaagaataaaatataaaaaatattgaatataataaaaaaaattaaaaataagagtTGAGTAATTTCAGAAAGCATTTTCACCACTTTAGATTAGAGATTTagtttcctaattttatgcatggaTTTTTCGTTGATCGGAAAaagtttttcattgactaagtcattttcggtAAACCAAACATGTGAAAGTCCATATCGATCCGGTCTCTCTTTGCTAAATCAACCGGTTAACAAGACAGAGAACAGAAACATTTCAATCTCAAATGGCAACCTCGTTCGGACTCTGGATTCGAAACACCAAAGTTCATGTTCGGTTGGAGCCACTCACGATCGCATGATTGTATGGCCTCGACAATTACTCGGCTGCTTCGTCTGGGACGAGGAGCCACGCCCAGTAGAGATTACCCGGGCGCTCGCACGCTCCCGGGCAACAACCATGCAGCAATCAACCAATACAATAACCATTGGAGCTCAGCGGAGTAACCATCTTTTCGAGGATATCAGATAACTTACAatcgaactcattctgcagTCGCAACGTAACGATCAAAACTAGTCACTCCTAGTTGAGAAACAGATGCCACATGCCCGAAGAACTCGAACATGTTCACAATTTTCGTACTTGCAGGCCGTGTAATCGTATCGCTCTAGATTCTGTAAAACCATACAAAACGATCCCAGAAACAGACAGCAACGAATACGAAAGACACATTGGCTTTTGTCTCTGGCCAACGAGGCTGTCTCCGGAAACCAATTCTATGGACTCGCATTTCTTTATCGAGCGTGAACTTGGTTCTTGGCGATCACCAGCCCGACACAACCTCCTCTCAACAGCCACGGGAAGAGAAAGAAGGCAATGATCAGAGCGCAGCGCCGTTTTCTTTCGAGAAAAGCCCGACATTAAGTACAGAAGATTAAAGCACAGCTTGGAAACCATCTCGACACCAAAGCTCACAGAACATACCGCAAAGATGGGACCTGAGAGTATTAACAAAGACCAATCACTGTGGGACCGCGACGATCCCTCATTGCTAGACGAATCCAAAATTTCAGCTCTGCCTAAAGACCCTTTTTCCATGACTTGTCTTAGCTCGaatcctccctttttctttctaagCAAAGAGTAATCTTTTTCCAGAAAGTAAGAGGGACTAGTCTTCGCACAAAAGCAGGAAGAGGGCCACTAGTGCAAACCGAGATTTTCTGATCCCAGCTGCTAAAGATAACAGCAGCAGCAAAAGATGACTCATCTGTCCTATCCTCAGCACTTTAAAAGTGCAGCAAGAAGGGAGTTGTGTTTTATGCGCAAGATGCAATTCGAGCTGGGATAGGAAAATGCAGAAAGTAGAAGCAAAGAGAACTAAACTTCATTTTTGGGATCAAGATTGCACAACAGAAAATGTCACTAGTCTCCCCCATCCCCCCTCCTAACTAACGCTACCGCCACTCAGTCTTCCCTCCAAAAATGATTCAGAAGAACTCGAAATCTAAATAAGGACCGGATGACCTGTCCAAGTCCGTTGCCCCCTTGTCGCTCTGAGGCACTGCTGACTTGAACGGGTGGTTCAAGAATGAAAAATCGACAGGCTTCGGGATTTCTGGGGGTTGAGTGCTTCGGATGAGAGCCCAATTGACACTTTCGAAGAAAGGGTGCTGCTTGATGTCTGCAGAACCGTGTTTGAATCCTAATCTCTTCTGTGGGTCTTTTGCGAGCAGACCCCCGATCAAATCCTTAGCGGCAAAACCAGCCGAGGACCCCTCCGGAAATTTCAGAGACTGCCCAACCACATTGAACAAGGTCTCGCGGTTTCCATTGCCTCTGAAGGGTGTTTTCCCATGTAGCAGCTCGAACAAGAAGATACCGAACGTCCACCAATCTACAGAACTCCCATGACCATCCCCTCTGATTATCTCAGGAGCCAGATACTCATGGGTTCCGACAAATGACATAGAGCGGGCACTGGTGGGCTCGGCAATAAGTTGAGGGAGCGAATCTGAACCTGCTGAGTTAATCCTTTCACCTTTTGCCTTTAGTGGCTTTGTGCTCAAGAAACGGGGTTTAAAGCAAGATGGCTGCAAGCAATTAGGCTCGACGCAAACGGGCAATTTGCAGGCCGGATCGATGCATGCGGGTTCGATACAGTATGTGGAGATCCTGCATGGGTACTCCGAGCTTGACTGGATGAGAGTGGGGCTCACAGAGCACTGGAGTGACAGGTCGAAGTCGGAGAGCATTATGTGGCCATCATCTCTCACAAGCACATTCTCGGGCTTCAAGTCCCTGTAAACCACGCCCATCATGTGGAGATATTCGAGGGCGAGAAGCACTTCAGATGCGTAGAACCTGCAAGAGAGAGTATAATGTCAAGAATTCAATCCAGCAAATTCCTACTGTCAACCGAGGGAGACAAAGCAGGAATGAGTTGAACTTCAGAATATGGCTTGAAGTTCAACTCTACACACAACTGGAGTCTATGGCTGAAAGCAACAGCTGCAACACAGATGAAAGAACAAACGCAGCATTTTGTAGCAGTGTGTTCTAACAAATTAATTCCTGCAATCAAATTAAACCAATTCACCTGCTGATTATCTAAAACATAATCTCAGTCCAATCAACCTGCTGCATTGCTTACACAATATGTGTCGACTGAAACTCCCTAAATTTGAAAGCAAAGCATGAAAAGCATGGCAAAACAAGCAGAGAGAAACTTCCAACTTCAAGAACATTAATTCAACACGAACCTCGCAGCTTGCTCAGTGAAATGCTTCCCGGGCTGGCGCTGCCGGAGAGTGTGGAGATCGCCACCGCTGCAAAACTCCATCAACAAGCACGAGAACTTCTCGGTCTCGAAATGCGAATACAGCGTCGGCAAGAAGGGATGATCCAACAAGCCCAGGATGTCTCTCTCAGTTTGAGCTCTCACCAACTTCTTCCTCCCTGCCAACATTCCCTTGTCCATCACTTTCATAGCAAATAGACAACCCATCCCTCTAAGCTCAGCTAAGTACACGCTCCCTATGTCTCCACAACCCAGCTTCTTCAAGAGCCTAAAATGGCCCAACCCCAAGCCGCCATCTTTCCCTTTGACGCATTGTATGGCATCCCATCGGATGTCGTTCCCTCGATGTGGTTTCGAGGGGCAACAAGTCCTAAAGCTCGACTCACTCGCATTGAAACTGTTCGATTTACTCCCACAAGTCACACTACTCTTGTCGCTGTCCTCACAATCTACTGCCATACTCTCGCTGCTTTTGGTGGCATCTAGAGTAGCATTACCAACGCTGTGATCAGACCCAGAAATGGTGCTGCTACACAAGCTGACGCTGACGCTGTTAGTGAAGCTGAGATCTCGAAGGCCGGCAGGGAGGGACTGAGCCTCAACGCCTCCACCGCAATGTGAtgctttattcatttttttctgcGAGGACGCCAACAGAGCGTTCGATGGAAGCACTGAGAGAAGGGTTTCTGCTTATATCGGGCTGTGGCCCTGTGGGGTTGGAACCAGAGTGGTGGCGGTCAAGATTCAATGTGGGGGGTGCGACCGAGGCGGTcaaagagagagcgagcgagacGCGGGCGCGAAGGCAGGGTAATTTCACGTTTTCACTGGGGGAAaccagaaaataataaagaaagatcGCAGAGAGAAGA is a window from the Rhodamnia argentea isolate NSW1041297 chromosome 8, ASM2092103v1, whole genome shotgun sequence genome containing:
- the LOC115741162 gene encoding serine/threonine-protein kinase D6PK, whose translation is MNKASHCGGGVEAQSLPAGLRDLSFTNSVSVSLCSSTISGSDHSVGNATLDATKSSESMAVDCEDSDKSSVTCGSKSNSFNASESSFRTCCPSKPHRGNDIRWDAIQCVKGKDGGLGLGHFRLLKKLGCGDIGSVYLAELRGMGCLFAMKVMDKGMLAGRKKLVRAQTERDILGLLDHPFLPTLYSHFETEKFSCLLMEFCSGGDLHTLRQRQPGKHFTEQAARFYASEVLLALEYLHMMGVVYRDLKPENVLVRDDGHIMLSDFDLSLQCSVSPTLIQSSSEYPCRISTYCIEPACIDPACKLPVCVEPNCLQPSCFKPRFLSTKPLKAKGERINSAGSDSLPQLIAEPTSARSMSFVGTHEYLAPEIIRGDGHGSSVDWWTFGIFLFELLHGKTPFRGNGNRETLFNVVGQSLKFPEGSSAGFAAKDLIGGLLAKDPQKRLGFKHGSADIKQHPFFESVNWALIRSTQPPEIPKPVDFSFLNHPFKSAVPQSDKGATDLDRSSGPYLDFEFF